The following are from one region of the Qipengyuania flava genome:
- a CDS encoding protein adenylyltransferase SelO family protein: MRAEPQAASYRPDTPIESLADWIGDPVDPADFPKTELRFRNDRHAASVGLAELSDAEWTRHFGRFEPLEGNLPRPLALRYHGHQFRVYNPDLGDGRGYLFAQMRDAEGRLMDLGTKGSGQTPWSREGDGRLTLKGAVREILATEMLEALGVNTSKTFSVVETGEELWRSDEPSPTRSAVMTRLSHGHIRIGTFQRLLALEEKEHMVQLVDYCLAQFPGPPPPEDAPGREEPAVRLMHLVVERMADLAASWMVAGFVHGVLNTDNMNVSGESFDYGPWRFLPKWDPGFTAAYFDHQGLYAFGRQPEALHWNCGQFAIALRLLVDAPPLIAAMERFGPLYMEAIGRRWCWRLGVASRGAEADAALVAACEKALTESGASPDAFFFTHRGGRGAQGPLAEALDGYAAVEDSHEYWAGEAPQSMLIEEVEAIWSAIDERDDWLPLTEKVAALRRMGEAHGEPPSPAGHLQ, encoded by the coding sequence ATGCGCGCCGAACCGCAAGCCGCGAGCTATCGCCCCGACACGCCCATCGAATCGCTGGCCGACTGGATCGGCGACCCGGTCGATCCGGCGGACTTCCCGAAAACCGAGCTGCGCTTTCGCAACGACCGCCATGCGGCGAGCGTCGGCCTTGCCGAATTGAGCGATGCGGAGTGGACCCGCCATTTCGGGCGGTTCGAGCCGCTGGAGGGCAACCTGCCCCGCCCGCTCGCGCTGCGGTATCACGGGCACCAGTTCCGCGTGTACAACCCCGATCTGGGTGATGGCCGAGGCTATTTGTTCGCGCAGATGCGCGACGCCGAAGGGCGGCTGATGGACCTCGGCACCAAGGGATCGGGTCAGACCCCCTGGAGCCGCGAGGGTGACGGGCGGCTGACGCTGAAAGGCGCGGTGCGCGAAATCCTCGCCACCGAAATGCTCGAGGCGCTCGGCGTCAACACATCGAAGACCTTCAGCGTGGTCGAGACGGGCGAGGAGCTGTGGCGCAGCGACGAGCCGTCTCCAACGCGTTCCGCCGTGATGACCCGGCTCAGCCACGGCCACATCCGTATCGGCACCTTCCAGCGCCTGCTCGCGCTCGAGGAAAAGGAGCACATGGTCCAGCTGGTCGATTATTGCCTCGCCCAGTTCCCCGGTCCGCCCCCGCCCGAAGACGCGCCGGGGCGCGAGGAGCCGGCTGTGCGGCTGATGCACCTGGTCGTCGAACGGATGGCTGACCTCGCCGCAAGCTGGATGGTCGCCGGCTTCGTCCACGGCGTGCTCAACACCGACAACATGAACGTCAGCGGGGAAAGCTTCGATTACGGGCCCTGGCGGTTCCTGCCGAAGTGGGATCCGGGCTTCACCGCTGCCTATTTCGATCACCAGGGCCTCTACGCCTTCGGCCGCCAGCCAGAAGCGCTGCACTGGAACTGCGGGCAATTCGCCATTGCGCTGCGCCTACTGGTGGACGCCCCGCCCCTGATCGCTGCGATGGAGCGTTTCGGACCGCTCTACATGGAAGCCATCGGGCGCCGCTGGTGCTGGCGTCTTGGCGTTGCCAGCCGGGGTGCCGAAGCGGACGCGGCCTTGGTGGCTGCCTGCGAGAAAGCGCTGACCGAAAGCGGTGCGTCCCCGGATGCCTTCTTCTTCACCCATCGCGGCGGGCGCGGCGCACAGGGGCCCCTTGCCGAGGCGCTGGACGGCTATGCTGCTGTTGAGGACAGCCATGAGTATTGGGCAGGCGAGGCCCCGCAATCGATGCTGATCGAAGAAGTCGAAGCGATCTGGTCGGCGATCGACGAACGCGACGACTGGCTGCCGCTGACGGAAAAGGTTGCGGCCCTGCGCCGCATGGGCGAAGCGCATGGAGAACCCCCTTCTCCGGCGGGACATTTGCAATAA
- a CDS encoding tetratricopeptide repeat protein — protein sequence MALTPKSELSREEKRAQQENAQQEALLREVDEAVRQGDAQEFLDKYGKPLLGLLLAGLAAFGGYLFWESRQEAAMERDSETLVGALDQVDAGNLETGYSQLEELAGKDSGAGVAAAMLRAGIAEQRGQTEEASTLFKSVADNEDAAPALRDLARLRDVVINYDSMDSAQVIAALKPLATPGQPYFASAGELVAHAYLDQDKTEEAGALFAQIAKDDTAPESLRSRARQMAGVLGVDAIEDVDALLEEQGVERPGADGESAAAATE from the coding sequence GTGGCCCTGACACCCAAATCCGAATTGTCCCGCGAAGAGAAGCGCGCCCAGCAGGAAAACGCCCAGCAGGAAGCCTTGCTGCGCGAAGTGGACGAAGCCGTCCGCCAGGGCGATGCGCAGGAATTCCTCGACAAATACGGCAAGCCGCTGCTCGGCCTGCTGCTGGCAGGGCTTGCGGCCTTCGGGGGGTACCTGTTCTGGGAAAGCCGCCAGGAAGCCGCGATGGAACGCGATTCCGAAACACTGGTCGGCGCGCTCGACCAGGTGGACGCCGGCAACCTCGAAACCGGCTACAGCCAGCTTGAAGAGCTCGCCGGCAAGGACAGCGGCGCGGGCGTCGCAGCGGCCATGTTGCGCGCAGGCATCGCCGAACAGCGCGGCCAGACCGAGGAAGCTTCCACTCTTTTCAAGAGCGTGGCCGACAACGAAGACGCAGCGCCCGCCCTGCGCGATCTGGCCCGCCTGCGCGACGTCGTGATCAATTACGACAGCATGGACAGCGCCCAGGTCATCGCCGCGCTCAAGCCGCTGGCAACGCCGGGTCAGCCGTACTTCGCAAGCGCCGGCGAGCTTGTCGCGCACGCCTATCTCGATCAGGACAAGACCGAAGAAGCAGGCGCGCTTTTCGCTCAGATTGCCAAGGATGACACCGCGCCGGAATCGCTCCGCTCGCGCGCTCGCCAGATGGCGGGTGTCCTGGGCGTGGACGCGATTGAGGATGTCGATGCGCTGCTCGAAGAACAAGGGGTCGAACGCCCGGGGGCTGATGGCGAAAGCGCCGCGGCCGCTACCGAATAA
- the astD gene encoding succinylglutamate-semialdehyde dehydrogenase, with protein MATDLVSTEPATGKEIWRGTTGDVDLAIERAREAMRDWARQPLGQRIELLRRFANQVRKHADPFAELIARETGKPLWEARTEVEAVIGKVEISVTAYAERTGMKKLNSALQGTAALRHKPHGVMAVLGPYNFPAHLPNGHIVPALLAGNCVIFKPSEKTPAVGEFLTRCFHEAKIPEGVVQCIHGGVEVGQALVEHWMVDGVLFTGSARAGIAINRKLAADPGKIVALEMGGNNPIVVLDTPKIDDAAATIVQSAFTTAGQRCTAARRLIVTDSMFDQIVPAVKALAEKLIVDEPFAEPQPFMGCVIDNATADLLSESFVALMNRGGKPIMHMKRRDEKLPFLSPAILDATDIHERPDIELFGPLLQVIRVADFNDAIYEANNTRYGLSASLIGGKPEDFELFWNEIRAGIVNWNRPTNGASSAAPFGGVGLSGNHRPAAFYAADYCAYPVASNEMEQPRASIGVGIKDS; from the coding sequence ATGGCGACCGACCTGGTCTCAACTGAACCCGCTACCGGCAAGGAAATCTGGCGCGGCACCACTGGTGACGTGGACCTGGCGATCGAACGCGCGCGCGAAGCAATGCGCGACTGGGCGCGCCAGCCGCTTGGCCAGCGCATCGAACTGCTGCGGCGCTTCGCCAACCAGGTTCGCAAGCACGCCGATCCCTTTGCCGAACTGATCGCCCGCGAAACGGGCAAGCCCCTGTGGGAAGCCCGCACCGAGGTCGAAGCGGTCATCGGGAAGGTCGAAATCTCGGTCACCGCCTACGCCGAACGCACGGGCATGAAGAAGCTCAACAGCGCGCTTCAGGGCACGGCCGCACTGCGCCACAAGCCGCATGGCGTGATGGCGGTGCTCGGCCCCTACAACTTCCCCGCGCACCTGCCGAACGGCCACATTGTTCCCGCGCTGCTTGCCGGCAACTGCGTGATCTTCAAGCCGAGCGAGAAAACGCCGGCCGTGGGCGAATTCCTCACCCGCTGCTTCCACGAAGCCAAGATCCCCGAAGGCGTGGTCCAGTGCATCCACGGCGGGGTCGAGGTTGGACAAGCCCTCGTCGAGCACTGGATGGTCGACGGCGTGCTCTTCACCGGATCCGCGCGCGCCGGCATTGCGATCAATCGCAAGCTCGCCGCCGATCCGGGCAAGATCGTGGCGCTGGAAATGGGCGGCAACAACCCGATCGTGGTGCTCGATACGCCCAAGATCGACGACGCGGCCGCCACCATCGTGCAATCGGCCTTCACTACGGCCGGCCAGCGCTGCACCGCCGCGCGCCGCCTGATCGTGACCGATTCCATGTTCGACCAGATCGTGCCCGCCGTGAAGGCGCTGGCGGAAAAGCTGATCGTCGACGAACCCTTTGCCGAGCCCCAGCCCTTCATGGGCTGCGTGATCGACAACGCGACCGCCGATCTCCTGTCGGAAAGCTTCGTTGCGCTGATGAACCGGGGCGGCAAGCCGATCATGCACATGAAGCGGCGTGACGAGAAGCTGCCGTTCCTGTCGCCGGCAATCCTCGATGCGACCGACATTCACGAGCGGCCCGATATCGAGTTGTTCGGCCCGCTGCTGCAGGTGATCCGCGTCGCCGACTTCAACGATGCGATCTACGAGGCGAACAACACGCGCTACGGCCTCTCCGCCTCGCTGATTGGCGGAAAGCCGGAAGATTTCGAGCTGTTCTGGAACGAGATCCGCGCCGGGATCGTCAACTGGAACCGTCCGACCAACGGCGCGTCCTCGGCTGCGCCTTTCGGCGGGGTGGGCCTTTCGGGCAACCATCGTCCGGCTGCCTTCTACGCGGCCGATTACTGCGCCTATCCGGTCGCAAGCAACGAAATGGAGCAGCCGCGCGCCAGCATTGGCGTGGGCATCAAGGACAGCTGA
- a CDS encoding glycosyltransferase family 4 protein, giving the protein MSGGKGADAPHFLHLQSTFAPGGKELRTVQLINAFGRKARHTIVSAEPERLGAAERIAKGIAVTLQPEFPSLKGRPTPGRLQKIAKAMKGYDLVCTYNWGAMDAVMAHTLFKDLHALPPLVHHEDGFDESELKKLKTGRTWYRRIALGKASGLVVPSERLEEIALVDWQQPLGRVKRIPNGIDTKAFAMRPKKDALRLIKHPGELWVGTLAGLRTVKNLPRMVRVFTELSENWQLVILGEGDARDAILAEADRLSINHRVHLPGAVSDPARVIGLFDIFALSSDSEQFPLSVVEAMAAGLPVVAPAVGDIAGMVSEANAEFITPPGKEEELRMALVQLAVSKELRKEVGEANRAKAVAHFDEAKMIATYRRLYSSAMKRDL; this is encoded by the coding sequence ATGAGCGGGGGCAAGGGCGCGGACGCGCCGCATTTCCTGCACCTGCAATCGACCTTTGCGCCCGGCGGCAAGGAATTGCGCACGGTCCAGCTGATCAACGCTTTCGGTCGCAAGGCGCGCCACACCATCGTCTCGGCCGAACCCGAGCGGCTGGGCGCGGCGGAGCGCATTGCCAAGGGCATTGCGGTGACGCTTCAGCCCGAATTCCCGAGCCTCAAGGGCCGCCCGACGCCGGGCCGCCTGCAGAAGATCGCCAAGGCGATGAAGGGCTACGACCTCGTGTGCACCTATAATTGGGGCGCGATGGACGCGGTGATGGCGCACACGCTGTTCAAGGACCTCCATGCCCTTCCGCCGCTGGTGCATCACGAAGACGGCTTCGACGAAAGCGAGCTGAAAAAGCTCAAGACGGGCCGCACCTGGTACCGCCGTATTGCACTCGGCAAGGCCTCGGGCCTGGTGGTGCCGTCCGAACGGCTGGAGGAGATCGCGCTGGTCGACTGGCAGCAGCCGCTTGGCCGCGTGAAGCGCATTCCCAACGGTATCGACACCAAGGCCTTCGCCATGCGCCCCAAGAAGGACGCTTTGCGGCTCATCAAGCATCCGGGCGAGCTGTGGGTCGGCACGCTGGCCGGCCTGCGCACCGTCAAGAACCTGCCGCGTATGGTCCGGGTCTTCACCGAGCTGTCGGAAAACTGGCAGCTGGTGATCCTGGGTGAGGGCGATGCGCGCGATGCGATCCTTGCCGAAGCCGACCGGCTGTCCATCAACCACCGTGTCCACTTGCCCGGAGCGGTCAGCGATCCGGCGCGCGTGATCGGCCTGTTCGACATATTCGCCCTGTCGAGCGATTCCGAGCAATTCCCGCTCTCCGTTGTCGAGGCCATGGCGGCTGGCTTGCCGGTCGTTGCCCCGGCAGTCGGCGATATCGCGGGCATGGTGTCGGAGGCGAATGCGGAGTTCATCACGCCGCCGGGCAAGGAAGAAGAGCTGCGCATGGCGCTCGTCCAGCTTGCGGTCTCGAAAGAGCTGCGCAAGGAGGTTGGCGAGGCCAACCGGGCCAAGGCGGTTGCCCATTTCGACGAGGCCAAGATGATCGCGACCTACCGCCGGCTCTATTCCAGCGCCATGAAACGTGACCTCTGA
- a CDS encoding cytochrome-c peroxidase codes for MPTKHHALPSIAALTLALAACGGEGSSGSAGGGNTAVATPTPTPTATPTPTPTTTGNEEANAIIQAYLRLDLDSLDNYANPVLPAYYDDTVFADDNTPNNDPVTDELAMLGRVLFYDTALSVNDTVSCASCHQQQFGFDDDERFSEGFRGAEFTDAHAMRLGNIRFYAPGDMFWDRRADSVEDQATQPILNPVEMGWSDNGGLAALVAKLQGLEYYPVLFRYVFGDEAITMNRIERALANFERAMISTDSRWDQAYAQVFDPNAQNRNLGVNLPGFTASENRGRQLFMAAPNNGGAGCAGCHRPPTFALAGNSRSNGLDAGETTVFKSPSLKSVGSSTHFMHDGRFDSLLDVIVHYDEGIQAGPALDNRLQAGGAPLRLNLSVSDRQALVDFLLTLDDETLASDPKFSDPFIR; via the coding sequence ATGCCGACAAAGCACCATGCATTACCATCGATTGCCGCACTGACGCTGGCCTTGGCGGCATGTGGGGGCGAAGGATCTTCCGGTTCGGCCGGAGGCGGCAACACAGCGGTCGCCACACCCACGCCGACGCCTACCGCCACGCCGACACCCACCCCGACCACCACGGGGAACGAGGAGGCCAACGCCATCATCCAGGCCTATCTGAGGCTCGACCTCGATAGCCTCGACAACTACGCCAACCCGGTGCTGCCGGCCTATTACGACGACACCGTCTTTGCCGACGACAACACGCCGAACAACGATCCCGTCACCGACGAGCTCGCCATGCTGGGGCGCGTGCTGTTCTACGACACAGCGCTGAGCGTCAACGACACGGTCAGCTGCGCGAGCTGCCACCAGCAGCAATTCGGGTTCGACGATGACGAACGCTTTTCGGAAGGTTTTCGCGGCGCTGAGTTTACCGATGCCCATGCCATGCGCCTTGGCAATATCCGCTTCTATGCGCCCGGCGACATGTTCTGGGATCGCCGCGCCGACAGCGTCGAAGACCAGGCGACGCAGCCGATTCTCAACCCAGTCGAGATGGGCTGGAGCGACAATGGCGGGCTGGCTGCGCTGGTAGCGAAGCTACAGGGCCTTGAATACTACCCGGTCCTGTTCCGATACGTCTTCGGCGACGAGGCGATCACCATGAACCGGATCGAGCGCGCGCTGGCCAATTTCGAGCGCGCGATGATCTCTACCGACAGCCGCTGGGACCAAGCCTACGCACAGGTCTTCGATCCCAACGCGCAGAACCGCAACCTGGGCGTCAACCTGCCGGGCTTCACCGCCAGCGAGAACCGCGGCCGCCAGCTGTTCATGGCAGCGCCCAACAACGGCGGTGCGGGCTGTGCCGGATGCCACCGGCCGCCGACATTCGCGCTCGCCGGCAACAGCCGTTCGAACGGGCTCGACGCAGGTGAGACCACAGTCTTCAAGTCGCCCTCGCTCAAGAGCGTGGGTAGCTCGACCCATTTCATGCACGACGGGCGCTTCGACAGCCTGCTCGATGTCATCGTCCATTACGACGAGGGCATCCAGGCGGGTCCCGCGCTCGACAACCGGTTACAGGCGGGCGGCGCGCCGCTGCGTCTCAACCTTTCGGTCAGCGACCGGCAGGCGCTGGTCGATTTCCTCCTGACGCTGGATGACGAGACGCTGGCGAGCGATCCGAAATTTTCCGATCCCTTCATCCGCTGA
- a CDS encoding alpha/beta fold hydrolase, whose translation MDNPYTDRHWQSADGLTLHFRDYGEANDRPPVICLHGLTRNARDFSDLAPHITSQGWRVIVPSMRGRGDSGYSDDANSYALPTYVEDLLALLEQEEIASFVSIGTSMGGLMTMLLAQAQPERIAGAALNDIGPELETEGLDTIKSYVGQGRSFPTWMHAARALQETHGGAFPNYAIEQWIDMAKRTLTLCNNGRIAFDYDMKLAEPILASPEAAAPVDLWPAFKALTDKPLLLLRGGLSQLLAPATFEQMQKVASGAEAVTVPQVGHAPMLDEPEALAAIDRLLARVA comes from the coding sequence ATGGATAACCCCTACACCGACCGCCACTGGCAAAGCGCCGACGGTCTCACCCTGCATTTCCGCGACTACGGCGAAGCGAATGATCGCCCGCCGGTGATCTGCCTGCATGGCCTGACCCGTAACGCGCGCGATTTTTCGGACCTGGCGCCGCATATCACCTCGCAGGGCTGGCGCGTGATCGTGCCCTCGATGCGCGGGCGCGGGGATAGCGGCTATTCCGATGATGCCAACAGCTACGCGCTGCCGACCTATGTCGAGGACCTGCTGGCGCTGCTGGAGCAGGAGGAGATCGCCTCCTTCGTATCGATCGGCACCTCGATGGGCGGGCTGATGACCATGCTGCTGGCACAGGCGCAGCCGGAGCGGATCGCGGGCGCTGCCTTGAACGATATCGGGCCGGAGCTCGAGACCGAAGGGCTCGACACGATCAAATCCTATGTCGGGCAGGGGCGTAGCTTCCCGACCTGGATGCACGCCGCGCGCGCCTTGCAGGAAACCCACGGCGGGGCCTTCCCGAACTACGCGATCGAACAGTGGATCGACATGGCAAAACGCACGCTCACGCTGTGCAACAACGGCCGTATCGCCTTCGATTACGACATGAAGCTGGCCGAACCGATCCTCGCCTCGCCCGAAGCGGCGGCGCCGGTCGACCTGTGGCCCGCTTTCAAGGCGTTGACGGACAAGCCGCTTTTGCTCCTGCGCGGCGGGCTGTCGCAGCTGCTTGCGCCCGCCACCTTTGAGCAAATGCAGAAGGTCGCCAGCGGGGCCGAGGCGGTTACCGTACCGCAGGTGGGCCACGCGCCCATGCTTGACGAGCCCGAGGCGCTTGCCGCCATCGACCGCCTTCTGGCGCGCGTCGCATGA
- a CDS encoding methyltransferase family protein, whose amino-acid sequence MDGSANAPLARPKSDVSSAVGLVGLAGLFAWVAFARAFPGLAETFDWQVPRDTLGGKNSALFGLVAAAVPMALWSIFVDKVHLRPSTGLDWSLVRSRTPDRSVTWVKLAGLWATWAIIAGLYCLCRWYWEGQYVFAIEVLTYAALPLVVLSVPYVFWIDRALVNPRDHAWHFGALLLMRPGWDVEEVKKHWRAWIIKAFFTAFMISIIPFAFRNIVTADFAEVMARPERIALTIIEAMFMIDVMIGTVGYIVTMRPLDAHIRSGNPFLGGWIAALICYPPIVWGILGGGRAINYEYDTAGWLHWMAGNDTLLSVWGALLVVLTGIYAWATFAFGLRFSNLTYRGVLTNGPYRFTRHPAYVSKNLFWWCAVLPFLVTSGSPVEAIRNCFFLLVVNAIYFWRAKTEEAHLLAEDPKYREYHAWMAQHGLLTAPLAKLWNRFKPRPSLAQQPAE is encoded by the coding sequence ATGGACGGAAGCGCGAACGCACCCCTCGCACGGCCGAAGAGCGATGTCTCCTCGGCGGTGGGACTGGTGGGCCTTGCCGGGCTGTTTGCCTGGGTCGCTTTCGCGCGCGCGTTCCCCGGCCTTGCCGAAACCTTCGATTGGCAGGTGCCGCGCGACACGCTGGGTGGCAAGAATTCGGCCCTGTTCGGCCTTGTCGCAGCTGCCGTGCCAATGGCCTTGTGGTCCATCTTCGTCGACAAGGTGCACCTGCGCCCCTCGACCGGGCTCGACTGGTCGCTGGTCCGCAGCCGAACCCCCGACCGCAGCGTCACCTGGGTGAAGCTCGCCGGGTTGTGGGCGACCTGGGCAATCATTGCCGGCCTTTACTGCCTGTGCCGCTGGTACTGGGAAGGGCAGTACGTCTTCGCGATCGAAGTGCTGACCTACGCCGCCCTGCCGCTGGTAGTGCTTTCCGTCCCCTATGTTTTCTGGATCGACCGCGCGCTGGTGAACCCGCGAGACCATGCCTGGCATTTCGGCGCGCTGCTGCTGATGCGGCCGGGCTGGGACGTGGAAGAGGTCAAGAAGCACTGGCGCGCCTGGATCATCAAGGCGTTCTTCACCGCCTTCATGATCTCAATCATCCCCTTCGCCTTCCGCAACATCGTCACCGCCGATTTCGCCGAAGTCATGGCGCGGCCCGAACGTATCGCGCTGACCATTATCGAGGCGATGTTCATGATCGACGTGATGATCGGCACGGTCGGCTACATCGTCACCATGCGCCCGCTCGACGCGCATATCCGTTCGGGCAATCCCTTCCTAGGCGGCTGGATCGCGGCGTTGATCTGCTACCCGCCGATTGTCTGGGGGATCCTGGGCGGAGGCCGGGCGATCAATTACGAGTACGATACGGCCGGCTGGCTCCACTGGATGGCAGGCAATGACACGCTGCTTTCCGTCTGGGGCGCGCTGCTGGTGGTCCTGACCGGCATTTACGCCTGGGCGACCTTTGCCTTCGGCCTGCGCTTCTCGAACCTCACCTATCGCGGTGTCCTCACCAACGGGCCCTACCGTTTCACGCGGCACCCGGCCTATGTGTCGAAGAACCTGTTCTGGTGGTGCGCCGTTCTGCCGTTCCTCGTGACCAGCGGCTCACCCGTCGAGGCGATCCGCAACTGCTTCTTCCTGCTTGTCGTGAACGCGATCTATTTCTGGCGCGCGAAGACCGAAGAGGCGCATCTCCTCGCCGAGGACCCGAAGTACCGGGAATACCACGCGTGGATGGCGCAGCACGGCCTGCTGACCGCGCCGCTCGCCAAGCTGTGGAATCGCTTCAAACCGCGCCCTTCCCTGGCGCAGCAACCGGCCGAATAA
- a CDS encoding putative quinol monooxygenase yields MIQINGTIKLGQSIDAATRKAMVEMVRASRAEDGCLDYSFASDLADPDTLVLFERWRDQAALEAHGKSAHMAEFQKVMAANPPKSRDLRIYETDDGAPLG; encoded by the coding sequence ATGATCCAGATCAACGGTACGATCAAACTGGGGCAATCGATCGACGCGGCCACGCGCAAGGCGATGGTCGAGATGGTGCGCGCCAGCCGCGCGGAAGACGGGTGCCTCGATTATTCCTTCGCGAGCGATCTCGCCGATCCCGACACGCTGGTGCTGTTCGAGCGCTGGCGTGACCAGGCCGCGCTCGAAGCGCATGGCAAATCGGCGCACATGGCGGAATTCCAGAAGGTGATGGCCGCAAACCCGCCCAAGTCGCGCGACCTGCGCATCTACGAAACCGACGACGGCGCGCCGCTGGGCTGA
- a CDS encoding outer membrane protein assembly factor BamB family protein, with amino-acid sequence MNRKNLSRTAIVAALAVGLGACSGGLFGGGDKKETPTLGERQPILSRIQTGAQVDPSLAGVSIVLPPAQANASWGQAGGNAGKSYGHLALGASPARVFTANVAGATNRRRLGASPVIGGGMMFAVGGDGVLSAFDAQTGARRWSYNPDLESDLRPSAFGGGASYDNGRVYMTDGAGDVVALNADSGTEIWKVKPSGPLRGSPTIAFGSVFVMTQDNQIFALDANDGSVQWQESGSATQAGVFGVAAPAAGQGTVIAGYSSGELIAHRYENGRTLWADALARTSISTQVGSLTDIDADPIIDAGRVYALGQGGRMAAYELVTGQRIWELNLAGISTPAIAGEWIFTLTDDARLLAIARATGKVRWLSQLPQWRDEEDKKGPIFWSGPVLAGGNLWAVNTEGEVWRISTGEGSASLFTDLKQPITLAPVVANNTLYILDDSGRISAFR; translated from the coding sequence ATGAACCGCAAGAACCTCTCGCGCACGGCAATCGTGGCTGCGCTGGCCGTGGGCCTCGGCGCCTGTAGCGGCGGCCTGTTTGGCGGTGGCGACAAGAAGGAAACGCCGACGCTCGGCGAACGTCAGCCGATCCTCTCGCGCATCCAGACGGGTGCGCAGGTCGATCCCTCGCTGGCCGGCGTATCGATCGTCCTGCCGCCTGCACAGGCCAATGCGAGCTGGGGCCAGGCTGGCGGCAACGCAGGCAAGTCCTACGGCCATCTCGCGCTTGGCGCATCGCCGGCGCGCGTTTTCACCGCGAATGTCGCCGGTGCGACCAACCGTCGCCGTCTCGGTGCCTCGCCGGTCATCGGCGGCGGCATGATGTTTGCGGTTGGTGGTGACGGTGTCCTCAGCGCCTTCGACGCACAGACCGGTGCGCGCCGCTGGAGCTACAATCCCGACCTCGAAAGCGACCTGCGCCCGAGTGCCTTTGGCGGCGGCGCGAGCTACGACAACGGCCGTGTCTACATGACCGACGGTGCCGGTGACGTCGTTGCCTTGAACGCGGACAGTGGCACGGAAATCTGGAAGGTGAAGCCTTCGGGTCCGCTGCGCGGATCGCCGACGATCGCCTTCGGTTCGGTTTTCGTGATGACGCAGGACAACCAGATTTTCGCGCTCGATGCGAACGATGGTTCGGTCCAGTGGCAGGAATCGGGTTCGGCCACGCAGGCCGGCGTCTTCGGCGTTGCGGCTCCGGCAGCCGGGCAGGGCACGGTTATCGCGGGCTACAGCTCGGGCGAACTGATCGCGCACCGCTATGAAAACGGCCGCACGCTGTGGGCCGATGCCCTGGCGCGCACCTCGATCTCGACCCAGGTGGGCTCGCTGACCGATATCGATGCCGATCCGATCATCGACGCAGGCCGGGTCTATGCGCTCGGCCAGGGCGGCCGTATGGCGGCGTACGAACTGGTCACCGGCCAGCGAATCTGGGAGCTCAATCTTGCCGGTATCTCGACCCCGGCAATCGCGGGCGAATGGATCTTCACGCTGACCGACGACGCGCGCCTGCTGGCCATTGCCCGCGCAACCGGCAAAGTCCGCTGGCTCTCGCAGCTGCCCCAGTGGCGCGACGAGGAAGACAAGAAGGGCCCGATCTTCTGGTCCGGCCCGGTCCTTGCCGGCGGCAATCTGTGGGCGGTCAACACCGAAGGCGAAGTCTGGCGGATCAGCACGGGCGAAGGCTCGGCCAGCCTGTTCACCGACCTCAAGCAGCCGATCACGCTGGCGCCGGTGGTGGCGAACAACACGCTCTACATCCTCGACGACAGCGGCCGGATTTCCGCATTCCGCTGA